One Amycolatopsis sp. NBC_00355 genomic window carries:
- a CDS encoding cold-shock protein codes for MPQGTVRWFDAERGFGFLAPEDGSPDVFVHASEIVGDGGAKVLREGQAVVFEVGENDRGPEALRVRVTADAATGGAVGLLGTVTWYEPGKGYGFASPDGGGADIFVHSSAIVTGGVVTEGQRVAFLIVEGERGPQAGHVIPLGAGAGSPAAAGIADGADGTVAWYDEDKGFGFINPDSGAGDVFVHARALAEGLTWLAEGDRVAYEVASGDKGPQARDVHLVRGAEPQTAPQRSAPAAAAGPAARDVPVRGGEGVVARYDGDRGFGFITPDAGGDDLFAHASVIMGSESLQKGDRVRYAVRQSDRGPQADRIERL; via the coding sequence ATGCCGCAAGGGACCGTCCGTTGGTTCGACGCCGAACGGGGTTTCGGCTTCCTCGCGCCCGAGGACGGCTCGCCGGACGTGTTCGTGCACGCCTCCGAGATCGTCGGGGACGGCGGCGCGAAAGTGCTCCGCGAGGGCCAGGCCGTCGTGTTCGAGGTCGGCGAGAACGACCGCGGGCCCGAGGCGCTGCGCGTTCGCGTCACCGCCGATGCGGCCACCGGCGGCGCCGTGGGCCTGCTCGGCACCGTCACCTGGTACGAGCCGGGCAAGGGGTACGGCTTCGCGTCGCCGGACGGCGGCGGCGCCGACATCTTCGTGCACAGCTCCGCCATCGTGACCGGCGGCGTGGTCACCGAGGGGCAGCGGGTGGCCTTCCTGATCGTCGAAGGCGAGCGCGGCCCGCAGGCCGGGCACGTGATCCCGCTGGGAGCAGGGGCCGGCTCACCCGCTGCGGCCGGTATCGCGGACGGTGCCGACGGCACGGTGGCCTGGTACGACGAGGACAAGGGCTTCGGCTTCATCAACCCCGACTCCGGCGCCGGGGACGTCTTCGTTCACGCCCGGGCCCTGGCCGAGGGGCTGACGTGGCTCGCGGAGGGCGACCGCGTCGCCTACGAGGTGGCCAGTGGAGACAAGGGTCCGCAGGCCCGCGACGTGCACCTGGTCCGGGGCGCCGAGCCCCAGACGGCGCCGCAGCGGTCGGCACCTGCCGCGGCCGCAGGGCCGGCGGCGCGGGACGTGCCCGTACGAGGCGGCGAGGGCGTCGTCGCGCGCTACGACGGCGACCGCGGCTTCGGCTTCATCACCCCGGACGCAGGCGGCGACGATCTCTTCGCCCACGCGTCCGTGATCATGGGGTCGGAGTCGCTGCAGAAGGGTGACCGGGTCCGGTACGCGGTGCGTCAGAGCGACCGGGGCCCGCAGGCCGACCGCATCGAACGCCTCTGA
- a CDS encoding TrmH family RNA methyltransferase, with product MAVIHTDDRDDPGLDDFRDLSTADRRPDRPGGKGLVIAEGTVVVSRLLASRYPVRALLGVERRFAELADDLAGTDAPQYVTSAEVMADVVGFHLNRGILAIADRPAPLTVSDVVAGANTIAVLEGVGDHENLGALFRNAAALGVGGVLLGPGCSDPLYRRSVRVSMGHVLRVPFGHLTDWPGGLGDLRARGFAVAAFTPRPGSVPLRELRKHAPGPVALLFGAEGPGLTDTALAAADHAVRIPMPAGVDSLNIATAAAVAFYELASGD from the coding sequence ATGGCCGTGATCCACACCGATGACCGGGACGACCCGGGACTCGACGACTTCCGCGACCTGTCCACTGCGGACCGCCGCCCGGACCGCCCTGGTGGCAAGGGACTCGTCATCGCCGAGGGCACCGTCGTGGTGTCGCGGCTGCTGGCGTCCCGGTACCCGGTGCGTGCGCTGCTGGGCGTCGAACGGCGGTTCGCCGAGCTGGCGGACGACCTGGCCGGGACGGACGCGCCCCAGTACGTCACTTCGGCGGAGGTGATGGCCGACGTCGTGGGCTTCCACCTCAACCGCGGCATCCTCGCGATCGCCGACCGGCCGGCGCCCCTGACGGTTTCCGACGTGGTGGCCGGCGCCAACACGATCGCCGTGCTGGAAGGCGTGGGGGACCACGAAAACCTCGGCGCGCTCTTCCGCAACGCGGCCGCGCTCGGCGTCGGCGGCGTGCTGCTCGGCCCCGGCTGCTCCGACCCGCTGTACCGGCGCAGCGTGCGCGTTTCCATGGGACACGTCCTGCGCGTCCCCTTCGGCCACCTGACGGACTGGCCGGGCGGGCTCGGCGACCTGCGGGCGCGCGGGTTCGCCGTCGCCGCGTTCACGCCGCGGCCGGGCTCGGTCCCGCTGCGCGAGCTGCGGAAGCACGCGCCGGGCCCGGTGGCCCTGCTGTTCGGCGCGGAGGGGCCCGGACTGACGGACACGGCGCTCGCGGCTGCTGATCACGCGGTGCGGATACCCATGCCCGCGGGAGTCGACTCCCTCAATATCGCCACGGCCGCCGCCGTCGCGTTCTACGAACTGGCCTCGGGTGACTAA
- a CDS encoding glutamate--cysteine ligase, whose amino-acid sequence MGMDLAAQPFNTLDRGRYRRKVQRCLDTLARMLTDGSFSFPRKNIGLEVELNLVDRELRPSMTNNAVLEALDDPSFTTELGQHNLELNVPPRPLAGDSALQLEDDLRAYLSTASAKAGDNGSALAMIGILPTLKHEHFDQKWLTNKSRYVTLNDQIFAARGERTVLAMEGAPLPGQQPERLRSYAESILPEAACTSVQLHLQVAPEEFAAHWNAAQCLAGLQIALATNSPFLLGKALWQETRIPLFLQATDTRPEELKNQGVRPRVWFGERWITSIFDLFEENVRYFPGLLPETDAEDPIEALDAGQAPKLTELRMHNGTIWRWNRPVYDVVDGLPHLRIENRILPAGPTVVDTVANAAFFYGAQRALAEAERPVWSQMSFQAAEENLYAGARRGFEAQLYWPGIGWIPPDELALRVLLPLAHEGLRASDVSDEARERYLGIIEQRCLARRTGATWQRDFVVHAQEHGLDREAALTRMLGRYLELSEAGEPVHTWPVAD is encoded by the coding sequence ATGGGGATGGACCTGGCGGCACAACCGTTCAACACGCTCGATCGAGGACGGTACCGCCGCAAGGTGCAGCGCTGTCTCGACACGTTGGCCCGAATGCTCACCGACGGCAGTTTCTCTTTTCCGCGCAAGAACATCGGCCTCGAAGTCGAGCTGAATCTGGTGGACCGGGAACTGCGGCCGTCGATGACGAACAACGCGGTGCTGGAAGCGCTGGACGATCCGTCGTTCACCACCGAGCTGGGCCAGCACAACCTGGAGCTGAACGTGCCGCCGCGGCCGCTGGCCGGCGATTCGGCGCTCCAGCTGGAAGACGACCTCCGCGCTTATCTCAGCACCGCGTCGGCGAAAGCCGGGGACAACGGGTCGGCGCTGGCGATGATCGGCATCCTGCCGACGTTGAAGCACGAGCATTTCGACCAGAAGTGGCTCACCAACAAATCGCGGTATGTCACGCTGAACGACCAGATCTTCGCCGCGCGCGGCGAACGGACCGTGCTGGCGATGGAAGGCGCGCCGCTGCCGGGCCAGCAGCCGGAACGCCTGCGCAGTTATGCGGAATCCATTCTTCCGGAAGCCGCGTGCACGAGCGTGCAGCTGCACTTGCAGGTGGCGCCGGAGGAGTTCGCCGCCCACTGGAACGCCGCACAGTGCCTGGCCGGGCTGCAGATCGCGCTCGCCACGAACTCGCCGTTCCTGCTGGGCAAGGCGCTCTGGCAGGAGACGCGCATCCCGCTGTTCCTGCAGGCGACCGACACGCGCCCGGAAGAGCTGAAGAACCAGGGCGTCCGGCCGCGGGTGTGGTTCGGCGAGCGCTGGATCACGTCGATCTTCGACCTGTTCGAGGAGAACGTCCGGTACTTCCCCGGCCTGCTCCCGGAAACCGACGCCGAAGACCCGATCGAAGCGCTCGACGCGGGCCAGGCGCCGAAGCTCACCGAGCTGCGGATGCACAACGGCACCATCTGGCGCTGGAACCGCCCGGTGTACGACGTCGTCGACGGCCTGCCGCACCTGCGCATCGAAAACCGCATCCTGCCCGCGGGGCCGACGGTCGTCGACACCGTGGCGAACGCGGCGTTCTTCTACGGCGCCCAGCGCGCGCTCGCCGAGGCGGAACGCCCGGTGTGGAGCCAGATGTCGTTCCAGGCGGCGGAGGAAAACCTGTACGCGGGCGCGCGCCGCGGCTTCGAGGCGCAGCTGTACTGGCCGGGCATCGGCTGGATCCCGCCGGACGAGCTCGCGCTGCGCGTGCTGCTCCCGCTGGCCCACGAGGGGCTGCGCGCCTCCGACGTCTCCGACGAGGCCCGCGAGCGCTACCTCGGGATCATCGAGCAGCGGTGCCTCGCGCGGCGGACCGGGGCGACCTGGCAGCGCGACTTCGTCGTGCACGCGCAGGAGCACGGGCTCGACCGGGAGGCGGCGCTGACCCGGATGCTCGGGCGCTACCTGGAGCTGTCGGAGGCGGGCGAGCCGGTGCACACGTGGCCCGTGGCCGATTAG
- a CDS encoding TetR/AcrR family transcriptional regulator, whose amino-acid sequence MPKILGGSLEAHRREVRARVFDVLRAQLYERGFDAISLTGVAAAAGVGRSALYNHFPDKESLLVAFVEDEAARYVTRLTDAVEAQADPVDQLATFVRLQLRVLAEYHMPPGAALASALAPAAYRRISAHADPITDRLRAILAGGVDLGRWPAEDPDVLIAMITAALGNRALVEGPPEQREDVVEAAVRFVLRAVGAAEI is encoded by the coding sequence ATGCCGAAGATCCTCGGTGGGTCGTTGGAGGCGCACCGCCGTGAAGTCCGCGCGCGCGTCTTCGACGTCCTGCGCGCCCAGCTGTACGAACGCGGCTTCGACGCGATCTCGCTGACCGGCGTCGCCGCGGCCGCCGGCGTCGGCCGGAGCGCGCTGTACAACCACTTCCCGGACAAGGAGAGCCTGCTCGTCGCCTTCGTCGAGGACGAGGCCGCCCGGTACGTCACCCGGCTGACCGACGCCGTCGAGGCCCAGGCCGACCCGGTCGACCAGCTCGCCACGTTCGTCCGGCTCCAGCTGAGGGTGCTGGCCGAGTACCACATGCCGCCGGGCGCGGCGCTCGCGTCGGCGCTGGCCCCCGCGGCGTACCGGCGGATCAGCGCGCACGCCGACCCGATCACCGACCGGCTGCGCGCGATCCTCGCCGGCGGCGTCGACCTGGGGCGCTGGCCCGCCGAGGACCCGGACGTCCTGATCGCCATGATCACCGCCGCGCTGGGCAACCGGGCGCTGGTCGAGGGGCCGCCGGAGCAGCGCGAAGACGTCGTCGAAGCCGCCGTCCGGTTCGTGCTGCGAGCGGTCGGAGCGGCCGAGATTTAG
- a CDS encoding biliverdin-producing heme oxygenase, translating into MSVTTDLDTRPFSATLRASTLQVHEKANYSTYMRALLGGELSQDGYTQLAIQYYFIYGAIEAASDRMAGDPVGGEFVFDALRRRPSLERDLAHLVGPDWRSTIAPLASTQAYVARVEEASSWAGGYVAHHYTRYLGDIAGGQAIRRLLEKTYDVADAGTLFYHFEGIGSAPKFRDVYRAKLDNAPWTDAERARVIDETLVAFECNVAVFDELAQRLTEFRTA; encoded by the coding sequence ATGTCGGTGACCACGGACCTCGACACCCGTCCGTTCTCGGCGACCTTGCGCGCCTCGACGCTGCAGGTGCACGAAAAGGCGAACTACTCGACGTACATGCGCGCGCTGCTGGGCGGCGAGCTGTCGCAGGACGGCTACACCCAGCTGGCGATCCAGTACTACTTCATCTACGGCGCGATCGAAGCGGCCAGCGACCGGATGGCCGGCGACCCGGTCGGCGGCGAGTTCGTCTTCGACGCGCTCCGCCGGCGGCCGAGCCTGGAGCGCGACCTGGCGCACCTCGTCGGCCCGGACTGGCGCTCGACGATCGCCCCGCTGGCGTCGACGCAGGCGTACGTCGCGCGCGTCGAAGAGGCGTCGTCGTGGGCCGGCGGCTACGTCGCCCACCACTACACGCGCTACCTGGGCGACATCGCGGGCGGCCAGGCCATCCGCCGCCTGCTGGAGAAGACCTACGACGTCGCCGACGCGGGCACGCTCTTCTACCACTTCGAGGGCATCGGCAGCGCCCCGAAGTTCCGCGACGTCTACCGGGCGAAGCTGGACAACGCGCCCTGGACCGACGCCGAACGCGCCCGGGTGATCGACGAGACGCTGGTGGCGTTCGAGTGCAACGTCGCGGTGTTCGACGAGCTGGCCCAGCGGCTGACCGAGTTCCGCACAGCTTGA
- a CDS encoding superoxide dismutase, translated as MARYELPDLDYDYSALAPHISGEINELHHSKHHATYVKGANDTLDKIAEARDAGDFGGIVGLETTLAFNLAGHANHVVWWKILSPEGGDKPTGELAAAIDEAFGSFDKFKAQFTAVSTTIQGNGWGALSWDPIGKTLITQQLRDHHNNLILPTVPILLVDVWEHAFYLDYKNVKPKYVEALWNIFNWAEISKRFDNAVAGGNGLLLG; from the coding sequence ATGGCCCGCTACGAGCTCCCCGATCTCGACTACGACTACAGCGCCCTGGCGCCCCACATCTCCGGCGAGATCAACGAGCTGCACCACAGCAAGCACCACGCGACCTACGTCAAGGGCGCGAACGACACCCTCGACAAGATCGCGGAAGCCCGCGACGCCGGGGACTTCGGCGGCATCGTCGGTCTCGAGACGACGCTGGCCTTCAACCTGGCCGGCCACGCCAACCACGTCGTGTGGTGGAAGATCCTGTCGCCGGAAGGCGGCGACAAGCCGACCGGCGAGCTGGCCGCCGCGATCGACGAGGCCTTCGGCTCCTTCGACAAGTTCAAGGCGCAGTTCACCGCCGTGTCGACGACGATCCAGGGCAACGGCTGGGGCGCGCTCTCCTGGGACCCGATCGGCAAGACGCTGATCACCCAGCAGCTGCGCGACCACCACAACAACCTGATCCTGCCGACGGTGCCGATCCTGCTGGTCGACGTCTGGGAGCACGCGTTCTACCTGGACTACAAGAACGTGAAGCCGAAGTACGTCGAGGCCCTGTGGAACATCTTCAACTGGGCCGAGATCAGCAAGCGCTTCGACAACGCCGTCGCCGGCGGCAACGGCCTGCTGCTCGGCTGA
- a CDS encoding arylamine N-acetyltransferase family protein, whose protein sequence is MDVDAYLARLGVARPAAADLATLRTLQERHLAAVPFENLSVHLGEPIELTEEALFAKIVERRRGGFCYELNGLFAALLRELGYDASLRAAQVFRPDGSLGPPLDHAAVVVELDEPWLLDVGFGRFSRHPLRLSGVDAQRDPEGDFLVLDAPYGDVDVLLDGKPQYRLERRSRPLSDFVPLAWWQSTSPASHFTRSLTCSRPTSQGRVTLSGAKLIETVDGVRHEVLLTGDDAIRAAYRVYFGMALPRLPTLPGENPLTSPSLSPTLP, encoded by the coding sequence ATGGACGTTGACGCGTATCTGGCCCGGCTGGGCGTCGCACGGCCCGCGGCGGCCGACCTCGCGACACTGCGCACCCTGCAGGAACGCCACCTGGCGGCGGTCCCCTTCGAAAACCTGAGCGTCCACCTCGGCGAGCCGATCGAGCTCACCGAAGAAGCGCTGTTCGCCAAGATCGTGGAACGCCGCCGCGGCGGGTTCTGCTACGAGCTCAACGGCCTGTTCGCCGCCCTGCTGCGCGAACTCGGGTACGACGCTTCCCTGCGCGCGGCGCAGGTCTTCCGCCCGGACGGGTCCCTCGGCCCGCCGCTGGACCACGCGGCGGTCGTCGTCGAGCTCGACGAGCCGTGGCTGCTCGACGTCGGCTTCGGCCGCTTCTCCCGGCACCCGCTGCGCCTGTCCGGCGTGGACGCCCAGCGCGACCCCGAAGGCGACTTCCTGGTGCTGGACGCGCCGTACGGCGACGTGGACGTCCTGCTGGACGGGAAGCCGCAGTACCGCCTGGAACGCCGATCGCGTCCGCTTTCGGACTTCGTGCCGCTGGCGTGGTGGCAGTCGACGTCCCCGGCGTCGCACTTCACGCGGTCGCTGACGTGCTCCCGCCCGACGTCCCAGGGCCGCGTGACGCTCTCGGGCGCCAAGCTGATCGAAACGGTCGACGGCGTCCGCCACGAGGTCCTGCTGACCGGCGACGACGCGATCCGCGCGGCCTACCGGGTGTACTTCGGGATGGCGTTGCCGCGCCTGCCCACGCTCCCGGGTGAGAACCCCTTGACGAGCCCTTCGCTCAGCCCGACACTGCCGTGA
- a CDS encoding MFS transporter — MFASLRVRNYRLFFTGQVISNIGTWMQRIAQDWLVFTLSGNNPIALGVAVALQFTPTLFLSLWAGVLADRVDKRRLLTWIQAAACSQAVVLGVLDLTGLVALWQVYVLCFTLGITAALEVPTRQSFVAEMVGRDQIANAVALNSSIFNMARIVGPAIAGFAITWIGTGWLFIANAASTVAVITGLILMNPDKLFRVAAMPREKGQLAEGLRYVRRRSDLMTVMVLVLFVSTFGITYFSSLPIVAANVFHTAADGYGLLSTLVAVGTFTGAIMSARRGTKGRPRVRLMLISAFFLGVFELITAFMPNYLTFGLGLIPLGFATMTFLNTANALVQTSVSPEMRGRVMGLYVLVLIGGNPIGGPMVGWMAQAFGGRSPFYIGGAVSALAAVVCAIVLIRRGGVSWPVQRGFGLRVLKRTKV; from the coding sequence ATGTTCGCCTCCTTGCGGGTCCGCAACTACCGGCTGTTCTTCACCGGCCAGGTCATCTCGAACATCGGCACCTGGATGCAGCGCATCGCCCAGGACTGGCTGGTGTTCACCCTCAGCGGCAACAACCCGATCGCCCTCGGCGTCGCGGTCGCACTGCAGTTCACCCCGACGCTGTTCCTCTCGCTCTGGGCCGGCGTCCTCGCCGACCGCGTCGACAAGCGGCGGCTGCTGACCTGGATCCAGGCCGCGGCGTGTTCCCAGGCCGTCGTGCTCGGCGTGCTCGACCTGACCGGGCTCGTGGCGCTGTGGCAGGTCTACGTCCTGTGCTTCACGCTCGGCATCACGGCGGCGCTCGAAGTGCCCACGCGGCAGTCGTTCGTCGCGGAGATGGTCGGCCGGGACCAGATCGCGAACGCGGTCGCGCTGAACTCGTCGATCTTCAACATGGCCCGGATCGTCGGCCCGGCGATCGCCGGGTTCGCGATCACCTGGATCGGCACCGGCTGGCTGTTCATCGCCAACGCGGCCAGCACGGTCGCGGTCATCACCGGCCTGATCCTGATGAACCCGGACAAGCTGTTCCGCGTCGCGGCGATGCCGCGCGAGAAGGGCCAGCTGGCCGAGGGCCTGCGGTACGTCCGCCGCCGATCGGACCTGATGACGGTGATGGTGCTGGTGCTGTTCGTCAGCACGTTCGGCATCACGTACTTCAGCTCGCTCCCGATCGTCGCGGCCAACGTCTTCCACACCGCGGCCGACGGCTACGGGTTGCTCTCGACGCTGGTCGCGGTCGGCACGTTCACCGGCGCGATCATGTCCGCCCGCCGCGGCACGAAGGGCCGGCCACGGGTGCGGCTGATGCTGATCTCGGCCTTCTTCCTCGGCGTGTTCGAGCTGATCACGGCGTTCATGCCGAACTACCTGACCTTCGGCCTCGGCCTGATCCCGCTCGGCTTCGCCACGATGACGTTCCTCAACACGGCGAACGCGCTGGTGCAGACGTCGGTCAGCCCGGAGATGCGCGGCCGGGTGATGGGCCTGTACGTGCTGGTCCTGATCGGCGGCAACCCGATCGGCGGCCCGATGGTCGGCTGGATGGCGCAGGCGTTCGGCGGGCGGTCTCCCTTCTACATCGGTGGCGCGGTCTCGGCGCTGGCCGCGGTGGTCTGCGCGATCGTGCTGATCCGGCGGGGCGGGGTTTCCTGGCCGGTGCAGCGGGGGTTCGGGCTGCGGGTGCTGAAGCGGACGAAGGTCTAG
- a CDS encoding MarR family winged helix-turn-helix transcriptional regulator, with product MSGDTHERSLASRLRLAVVRLNRRLRAQRVGDDLTLTQVAALSTLHKCGALTPGQLAAKEGVQPPSMTRVIAALEEMKFVERRPHPTDGRQAIVELSESGLAYVQRAISVREAWLDRQLADLGDEEREVLSKAAEIIDRMAGN from the coding sequence ATGTCCGGCGACACGCACGAACGCTCCTTGGCGAGCCGTCTGCGTCTCGCGGTGGTCCGGCTCAACCGCCGGCTGCGGGCACAGCGCGTCGGGGACGATCTGACGTTGACGCAGGTCGCCGCGCTGTCCACCTTGCACAAGTGCGGTGCGCTGACCCCGGGTCAGCTCGCCGCGAAGGAAGGCGTCCAGCCGCCCTCGATGACGAGGGTGATCGCCGCGCTCGAGGAGATGAAGTTCGTCGAGCGGCGGCCGCACCCGACCGACGGCCGGCAGGCCATCGTCGAGTTGTCCGAGAGCGGGCTGGCCTACGTTCAGCGGGCCATCTCCGTGCGGGAGGCGTGGCTGGACAGGCAATTGGCCGATCTCGGTGACGAAGAGCGTGAAGTGCTCTCGAAAGCCGCCGAAATCATCGACAGGATGGCGGGGAACTAG
- a CDS encoding NCS2 family permease, whose amino-acid sequence MAEQETTPTGTPEAAGTGTSTLDRFFKITERGSTVPRELRGGLVTFVTMAYIVVLNPLIIGSFAPDDAAAHKDLLGGILPVPQVAAVTALVAGVMTILMGLVANYPFAIATGLGINSLVAVTIAPQMTWPEAMGLVVIEGVIIVALVLTGFRTAVFKAVPASLKSAIAVGIGVFICLIGLVDAGFVRRLPDDAHTTVPVGLGINGSIASWPTAVFVVGLLITGILVVRKVKGAILIGVLSSTVLAIVVEAIVKAGPSKGTNPKGWNLGYPALPDQVLGLPNLSLVGDVSFGAWTRLPIITVCLLVFTLVLADFFDAMGTMTGLGKEAGLITKDGQLPNVGKALFVEGLAGAAGGFGSASSNTVFVESAAGIAEGARTGLANVVTGVLFIAAMFLTPLYQVVPVEAAAPALVVVGAMLMAQVRDIDFTDYAIALPAFLTIVVMPFTYSIANGIGAGFVSYVVIRAATGKARQVHPLMWVIAVAFVAYFAVGPIQAAFS is encoded by the coding sequence ATGGCGGAGCAGGAGACGACCCCCACCGGGACGCCGGAGGCGGCCGGCACCGGGACGTCCACACTGGACCGGTTCTTCAAGATCACCGAGCGGGGGTCGACCGTCCCGCGCGAACTGCGCGGCGGCCTGGTCACCTTCGTGACGATGGCCTACATCGTGGTGCTGAACCCGCTGATCATCGGCAGTTTCGCGCCGGACGACGCGGCCGCGCACAAGGACCTGCTCGGCGGGATCCTGCCCGTGCCGCAGGTCGCCGCCGTCACCGCGCTGGTCGCCGGGGTCATGACGATCCTGATGGGCCTGGTCGCGAACTACCCGTTCGCCATCGCCACCGGCCTGGGCATCAACAGCCTGGTCGCGGTCACCATCGCTCCGCAGATGACCTGGCCCGAAGCGATGGGCCTGGTCGTCATCGAGGGCGTCATCATCGTCGCGCTCGTGCTCACCGGCTTCCGCACGGCGGTGTTCAAGGCCGTGCCGGCGTCGCTGAAGTCGGCGATCGCCGTCGGCATCGGCGTGTTCATCTGCCTGATCGGCCTGGTCGACGCCGGGTTCGTCCGGCGGCTGCCGGACGACGCGCACACCACCGTCCCGGTCGGCCTGGGCATCAACGGCTCGATCGCGTCCTGGCCGACCGCGGTGTTCGTCGTCGGCCTGCTGATCACCGGCATCCTGGTGGTGCGCAAGGTCAAGGGCGCGATCCTGATCGGCGTGCTGTCCTCGACGGTGCTGGCGATCGTGGTCGAGGCGATCGTCAAGGCCGGGCCGTCGAAGGGCACGAACCCGAAGGGCTGGAACCTCGGCTACCCGGCGCTGCCGGACCAGGTGCTCGGCCTGCCGAACCTCTCGCTCGTCGGCGACGTCTCGTTCGGCGCGTGGACGCGGCTGCCGATCATCACCGTCTGCCTGCTGGTGTTCACGCTGGTGCTGGCCGACTTCTTCGACGCCATGGGCACCATGACCGGCCTGGGCAAGGAAGCCGGGCTGATCACGAAGGACGGCCAGCTGCCGAACGTCGGCAAGGCGCTGTTCGTCGAGGGCCTCGCGGGCGCGGCCGGCGGTTTCGGTTCGGCCAGCTCGAACACGGTGTTCGTCGAATCGGCGGCCGGCATCGCCGAAGGCGCCCGGACGGGCCTGGCGAACGTCGTCACCGGCGTGCTGTTCATCGCCGCGATGTTCCTGACGCCGCTCTACCAGGTGGTGCCGGTCGAAGCGGCCGCGCCGGCGCTGGTCGTGGTCGGCGCGATGCTGATGGCGCAGGTGCGCGACATCGACTTCACCGACTACGCGATCGCGCTGCCGGCGTTCCTGACCATCGTCGTCATGCCGTTCACGTACTCGATCGCGAACGGCATCGGCGCGGGCTTCGTCAGCTACGTCGTGATCCGCGCGGCCACCGGCAAGGCGCGCCAGGTGCACCCGCTGATGTGGGTGATCGCGGTGGCGTTCGTCGCGTACTTCGCGGTCGGCCCGATCCAGGCGGCGTTCAGCTGA
- a CDS encoding DUF2530 domain-containing protein encodes MRHTPELPKRLTDLTPVVIVGTTIWTVALVVLFFTTSGLWVQTALAGFVLGFVGLAIILWQRAAARRGSKSAQRV; translated from the coding sequence TTGCGGCACACGCCGGAGCTGCCCAAGAGGCTGACCGACCTGACGCCGGTGGTGATCGTAGGCACCACGATCTGGACTGTCGCGCTGGTGGTGCTCTTCTTCACGACTTCGGGGCTGTGGGTGCAGACGGCGCTGGCCGGGTTCGTGCTCGGCTTCGTCGGGCTGGCGATCATCCTGTGGCAGCGCGCCGCCGCCCGCCGCGGCTCGAAGTCCGCGCAGCGGGTCTGA